One window of Cohnella hashimotonis genomic DNA carries:
- a CDS encoding helix-turn-helix transcriptional regulator, with amino-acid sequence MQMREVPLDRMMPAVNFANRSSARAGENWGHRIIPDYQLFYVVSGRAEFRAGDRVHTISEGEFVYYGPGCPTFLSVTEPTDFFSLHFHWHRDSPEPVHPGHAVRFVEAGMSCREIEALTLRGANLGDAVMPTVASVSGLEPILTRMVREYEQEQIGYAFALRALMMQAITLIFRQLIAGNGRRAKDNRIELAIQAIQGQPGNNWSVSELAELCGYHPIHFSKLFKEEVGLAPKHYIISERVRLAKAALLHGEKMSSISLRLGFTSIHYFSHQFKLITGLTPSEFRMNGSAGEQT; translated from the coding sequence ATGCAGATGCGTGAAGTGCCGCTCGACCGGATGATGCCTGCCGTCAACTTCGCGAACAGAAGCTCGGCCCGCGCCGGAGAGAATTGGGGACACCGGATCATTCCCGATTATCAATTGTTCTACGTTGTATCGGGTCGCGCCGAGTTCAGGGCGGGAGATCGCGTCCATACGATAAGCGAAGGGGAATTCGTCTACTACGGTCCCGGATGCCCCACTTTCCTGTCGGTGACCGAACCGACTGACTTTTTCAGCCTCCACTTCCATTGGCATCGGGACAGTCCCGAACCCGTTCACCCCGGCCACGCGGTTCGCTTTGTGGAAGCGGGCATGTCTTGCAGAGAAATCGAAGCCCTGACGCTGCGGGGCGCAAATTTAGGCGATGCCGTCATGCCGACCGTAGCCTCCGTATCCGGACTGGAGCCGATTCTGACGCGGATGGTCCGGGAATATGAGCAAGAGCAAATCGGATATGCGTTCGCGCTTCGCGCGCTGATGATGCAGGCGATTACGCTCATTTTCAGGCAGCTGATCGCCGGAAACGGCCGTCGCGCGAAGGACAACCGAATCGAGCTTGCGATCCAAGCCATTCAAGGCCAGCCCGGCAACAACTGGTCCGTCTCCGAGCTGGCCGAGCTGTGCGGCTATCACCCGATTCATTTCTCCAAACTGTTCAAGGAAGAAGTCGGTCTCGCCCCCAAGCATTACATCATCAGCGAGCGGGTCCGTCTCGCCAAGGCGGCGCTGCTGCATGGCGAGAAGATGAGCTCGATCTCGCTGAGACTGGGCTTTACGAGCATTCATTACTTCAGTCATCAATTCAAACTGATCACCGGGCTGACGCCATCGGAATTCCGGATGAACGGAAGCGCCGGCGAACAAACGTGA
- a CDS encoding response regulator transcription factor, translating into MRIMLVDDDPFSIEKLKARMLQLSEQLGTVFEIVSECYSGQSALEQMPLTNPDTVFTDIQMSAVNGIELAKAIQVRWPSVHVVVISAYPMFEYAREAMKANVVEYLLKPVDTAALREVLLKLLDMNRNHSYNRSRELLHGILSGALEGAFENGAVQAIFPFAGYRMLLIQNVEALYDVRLLMPKSDFDFEPMRRELGERMEKRERSWFLPSDDRKSLLLIFGLLDLNPDRFRQLLEATQQCCARDGVLPTIVYSNPFEQLEDIRSLHKRLYVALSERIVIGKPRIVALEAEFKEPAAQFSATDEKRFVLLLQKRDVPGLKRSISGLFDNWEQQDCTSMIAEINLKRIVHLFEQQYRTSSVSQYKTLETRIEELVDTCRTFGELKEAFFTMLDSAFQFAGEGSGDGDARQLFDKIEMYIASNIGQPLSLQTLTDQFHVSRTVICNLFRDYSHKSYVEYLTALRMKIAQDLMRDYPKMLNKEIAEIVGYTDQNYFSHVFKTVTEMSPTRYRESLTRSGG; encoded by the coding sequence ATGCGCATCATGCTGGTAGACGACGATCCATTCTCCATTGAAAAACTTAAAGCGCGCATGCTGCAGCTAAGCGAGCAGCTCGGCACCGTCTTCGAGATCGTCTCCGAATGCTACAGCGGACAATCCGCGCTGGAGCAAATGCCGCTGACGAACCCGGACACCGTATTCACCGACATCCAGATGTCCGCCGTGAACGGCATCGAGCTGGCCAAGGCGATTCAAGTCCGCTGGCCTTCCGTTCACGTCGTCGTCATCAGCGCCTACCCGATGTTCGAATACGCGCGCGAAGCGATGAAGGCGAACGTAGTGGAATATTTGCTCAAGCCGGTCGATACGGCGGCGCTGCGCGAAGTGCTGCTCAAGCTGCTGGATATGAACCGGAATCACAGCTACAACAGATCGAGGGAGCTACTGCACGGCATTTTGAGCGGGGCGTTGGAGGGGGCGTTCGAAAACGGCGCCGTACAGGCGATCTTTCCATTCGCGGGCTATCGGATGCTGCTCATTCAGAACGTCGAAGCGCTGTACGACGTCAGATTGCTGATGCCGAAGAGCGACTTCGATTTTGAGCCGATGCGCCGCGAGCTGGGCGAGCGCATGGAAAAGCGGGAGCGCAGCTGGTTCCTGCCTTCCGACGACCGCAAGTCGCTCCTGCTCATTTTCGGATTGCTCGACCTGAATCCGGACAGATTCAGGCAGCTGCTCGAGGCGACCCAGCAGTGCTGTGCGCGCGACGGCGTCCTTCCGACGATCGTCTACAGCAACCCGTTCGAACAGCTCGAAGACATCCGCTCCCTGCACAAGCGGCTCTACGTCGCGCTGTCCGAACGGATCGTCATCGGCAAGCCTCGTATTGTCGCTCTGGAAGCCGAGTTCAAGGAGCCTGCCGCCCAATTCTCCGCGACCGACGAGAAGCGGTTCGTCCTGCTGCTGCAGAAGCGGGACGTGCCCGGCTTGAAGCGCTCGATCTCGGGCCTGTTCGACAACTGGGAGCAGCAGGATTGCACGAGCATGATCGCAGAGATCAACCTCAAGCGGATCGTCCACTTGTTCGAGCAGCAATACCGGACCTCGTCCGTGTCGCAATATAAAACGCTGGAGACGCGGATCGAGGAGCTCGTCGATACCTGCCGCACGTTCGGCGAGCTCAAGGAAGCGTTCTTCACGATGCTGGACAGCGCGTTCCAGTTCGCGGGCGAGGGCTCCGGGGACGGGGACGCGAGGCAATTGTTCGACAAGATCGAGATGTACATCGCCTCCAATATCGGACAACCGCTCTCGCTGCAGACGCTCACCGACCAGTTCCATGTGTCGCGGACGGTCATTTGCAATCTTTTTCGCGATTACAGCCACAAATCCTATGTCGAATATTTAACCGCGCTTCGCATGAAAATCGCGCAGGACCTGATGCGGGATTATCCGAAAATGCTGAACAAGGAAATCGCCGAGATCGTCGGCTATACGGATCAGAACTATTTCAGCCACGTCTTCAAGACGGTGACAGAGATGAGTCCGACCCGCTATCGTGAAAGCTTGACCCGGTCCGGCGGATAA